In Cumulibacter soli, one genomic interval encodes:
- a CDS encoding acetoin utilization protein AcuC has translation MSDSVAVIWTDEYLKYDHGGDHPMHPVRVDLTMKLAETLGVLDVPNLSLHAPTAATEEQLRRVHTDRYLAAVREAPIQPWGIGHGLGTDDNPIFWGMYEAAAMIAGGTRLAAELVWTGAKQHAVNIGGGMHHAMPSHASGFCVFNDVSVAISWLLDHGAQRVAYVDVDVHHGDGVQASFYDDPRVMTLSIHESPLSLWPHTGFASEVGRDDAAGSAVNLALPPGSSDREWRTAFEAVVPNVLRQFRPEILVTQCGCDTHHEDPLADLSLTVDGQASIYARLHELAHELCGGKWVATGGGGYGLVRAVPRSWTHLIAEASGRPIPANTPVPQRWRDILAETTLPGFIDPRSGFATAPLLMGEGAPIDFDQWQGGMSDAPLDRAIMATRHAIYPLVGLDPADPRD, from the coding sequence ATGAGCGATTCGGTGGCGGTCATCTGGACCGATGAGTATCTGAAGTATGACCACGGTGGCGATCATCCGATGCACCCCGTACGGGTCGACCTGACCATGAAACTTGCCGAAACGCTCGGTGTGCTCGACGTGCCGAACTTATCGCTGCACGCACCGACCGCCGCGACCGAGGAGCAGTTGCGTCGGGTGCACACGGACCGGTATCTAGCCGCGGTGCGGGAGGCGCCGATCCAACCATGGGGGATCGGGCACGGGCTCGGCACGGACGACAACCCGATCTTTTGGGGAATGTACGAAGCCGCAGCGATGATCGCCGGCGGAACTCGGCTTGCTGCCGAACTCGTCTGGACGGGAGCCAAACAACACGCGGTGAATATCGGCGGGGGAATGCATCATGCCATGCCGTCGCACGCGTCTGGTTTCTGTGTCTTCAACGATGTTTCGGTCGCGATTTCCTGGCTACTGGACCATGGGGCGCAGCGCGTCGCCTACGTCGATGTGGATGTGCATCACGGGGACGGCGTGCAGGCGTCGTTCTACGACGATCCGCGCGTGATGACCCTGAGCATTCATGAGTCGCCGTTATCGCTGTGGCCACATACCGGCTTCGCGAGCGAAGTCGGCCGCGACGACGCCGCCGGGTCGGCGGTGAATCTAGCGCTGCCGCCTGGGTCGAGCGATCGTGAATGGCGTACGGCGTTCGAAGCTGTGGTCCCGAATGTGCTGCGACAGTTTCGCCCGGAGATCCTGGTGACCCAGTGCGGCTGCGATACCCACCATGAAGATCCACTGGCGGATCTATCGCTCACCGTCGATGGGCAGGCATCTATCTATGCTCGGCTGCATGAGCTCGCACATGAGTTGTGCGGCGGCAAATGGGTGGCGACCGGTGGTGGCGGATACGGACTGGTACGCGCTGTACCGCGGTCCTGGACCCACCTGATCGCCGAGGCCTCCGGAAGACCTATCCCCGCGAACACGCCGGTCCCGCAACGGTGGCGCGACATTCTCGCCGAGACGACTTTGCCTGGATTCATTGATCCGCGTAGCGGGTTCGCCACCGCCCCCTTGCTGATGGGCGAAGGAGCACCGATCGATTTCGATCAGTGGCAAGGGGGTATGTCGGATGCGCCGTTGGACCGGGCCATCATGGCCACTCGCCACGCAATCTATCCGCTAGTTGGCTTGGATCCCGCGGATCCGAGAGACTAG
- a CDS encoding GNAT family N-acetyltransferase, which translates to MSSIEPEDMTAPHGLHDPNLAGEFDYPRHWEADVIASDGGTVHVRPITPADADDLVRMHARTSDRTRYLRFFGPYPRIPDRDLARFTKVDYHDRVALIVIVGDDLIAVGRYDRYPDSDTAEVAFLVEDAHQGRGLGPMLLEHLAAAARENGIKRFAAEVLAENGRMVRTFIDAGYSPSRSYEEGVVQLEFPIQPTETTQAVMYSREQRAEARSLERLLTAKSVAVIGASNDKSKLGYSVMRNVLDFGLDGPIYPVNPSAAHVVGVPAYRSVLDIPNDIDLALLAVPASQVEGVVEECGRKKVRGLVVISGGFSERDEHGRTEQQKLVETARAYGMRVVGPNCLGVVNTRPDVHLNATISPFVPPRGRVGFFCQSGALGVAILADAARRGLGMSTFVSAGNRADVSGNDLLQYWATDDDTEVILLNLETFGNPRKFARLTREIGRIKPIVAVKSGRHSGVKAGLQHTHPIADHLVQALFESSGVLRVETLMQSFDLAMLFAHQPLPQGNRVAVVGNSSALGVLVQDACLANGLDIADGYPVDIGPEGGVDAFEAELRRASADDRVDSLVAVFVPPVVTDARPYAEALARVSRDGSKPVVTTFQGMSGIPKGLQWIGPDGVVERGSVPAYETPERGVLALARATAYHAWRQKPTGDFPDPEGIDANSAATTIYRVLEVEPQGRQLTDAETQELLAAYGVTYGQVDDASPSDGVAVSIGLADDPSFGALLSFGLSGLALEVFEDVAYRALPLADIDIDELIRAPRAFPLLCGYRGGEPVNLSALHDLIARIATLSEHNPEVRSLTLEPVIATPRGVIVTRASVNVGPPVNLGPRRLAPAI; encoded by the coding sequence ATGAGCAGCATCGAACCAGAAGACATGACGGCGCCGCACGGATTGCATGACCCGAACCTCGCAGGGGAATTCGACTACCCGAGGCACTGGGAAGCCGATGTGATCGCCTCCGACGGCGGAACCGTGCATGTTCGGCCGATCACTCCCGCGGATGCCGATGACCTGGTTCGGATGCACGCGCGCACATCCGATCGAACCCGCTACCTGCGCTTCTTCGGGCCGTATCCGCGGATTCCGGACCGCGACCTCGCCCGGTTTACCAAAGTCGACTATCACGACCGAGTCGCGCTGATCGTGATCGTCGGTGACGACCTGATCGCGGTAGGACGCTACGACCGTTATCCCGATAGCGACACCGCCGAGGTCGCTTTCCTGGTTGAGGATGCACATCAGGGCCGCGGCCTCGGTCCGATGCTGCTGGAACATCTCGCGGCCGCAGCCCGAGAGAACGGCATCAAGCGGTTCGCCGCTGAAGTGCTGGCCGAGAACGGGCGGATGGTGCGCACGTTTATCGATGCCGGGTACTCGCCAAGCCGCTCCTACGAGGAAGGTGTGGTCCAACTCGAGTTCCCGATCCAGCCGACCGAAACTACCCAGGCGGTGATGTATTCACGCGAGCAGCGGGCGGAGGCCCGCTCGCTGGAGCGCCTGCTGACCGCGAAGTCGGTCGCCGTGATCGGCGCCTCGAATGACAAGTCGAAACTCGGGTACAGCGTGATGCGCAACGTGCTTGATTTCGGTCTAGATGGTCCGATCTACCCGGTGAACCCGTCGGCAGCGCATGTCGTCGGCGTTCCAGCCTATCGATCGGTGCTCGATATCCCGAACGACATCGACCTGGCGCTGCTCGCGGTCCCCGCGAGCCAGGTCGAAGGGGTCGTCGAGGAATGCGGTCGGAAGAAGGTCCGCGGCCTGGTCGTGATCTCGGGCGGGTTCAGTGAACGTGATGAGCATGGCCGAACCGAACAGCAAAAATTGGTCGAAACCGCGCGCGCGTATGGCATGCGAGTCGTCGGTCCGAACTGCCTGGGCGTGGTGAACACTCGCCCGGACGTCCACCTGAACGCGACCATCTCTCCCTTCGTGCCGCCGCGTGGCCGCGTCGGCTTCTTCTGCCAGTCCGGTGCGCTGGGCGTCGCGATTCTCGCGGATGCCGCCCGTCGAGGCCTGGGCATGTCCACGTTCGTGTCGGCAGGTAACCGCGCGGACGTCTCGGGTAACGACCTGCTACAGTACTGGGCTACCGACGACGACACCGAAGTCATTTTGCTCAACCTCGAGACGTTCGGTAACCCGCGCAAGTTTGCCCGACTCACCCGCGAGATCGGACGGATCAAGCCGATCGTGGCGGTGAAGTCGGGGCGTCACTCCGGTGTGAAGGCCGGCCTGCAGCACACTCACCCGATTGCGGACCATCTTGTGCAGGCGTTGTTCGAGTCCTCGGGCGTGTTACGGGTCGAAACCCTGATGCAAAGCTTTGACCTGGCCATGTTGTTCGCCCACCAGCCCTTACCGCAGGGCAACCGCGTGGCCGTCGTGGGTAACTCGTCGGCATTGGGCGTGCTGGTCCAGGATGCGTGCCTGGCGAACGGTCTCGATATAGCTGACGGGTACCCGGTGGACATTGGGCCAGAGGGCGGCGTCGATGCGTTCGAGGCCGAGCTGCGGCGGGCGAGCGCCGACGATCGGGTGGATTCCCTGGTCGCCGTGTTCGTACCGCCGGTGGTGACCGACGCACGCCCGTACGCCGAGGCACTGGCGCGTGTGAGCCGCGACGGGTCTAAGCCGGTCGTGACGACCTTCCAAGGAATGAGCGGCATCCCCAAGGGTCTTCAGTGGATCGGCCCGGACGGAGTCGTCGAGCGCGGATCCGTGCCGGCGTACGAAACTCCGGAACGAGGGGTGCTGGCGCTCGCCAGGGCTACCGCCTATCACGCCTGGCGGCAGAAGCCGACTGGAGACTTTCCCGATCCGGAGGGTATCGATGCGAATTCCGCCGCCACCACGATCTACCGCGTGCTGGAAGTTGAGCCACAGGGCCGGCAACTGACCGATGCGGAAACTCAGGAACTGTTGGCGGCGTACGGCGTGACCTACGGTCAGGTGGATGACGCCTCGCCGTCGGATGGTGTGGCGGTATCGATCGGTCTTGCCGATGACCCCTCGTTCGGCGCCCTATTGAGTTTCGGACTCAGCGGCCTGGCGTTAGAGGTATTCGAGGATGTCGCGTACCGTGCGCTGCCGCTGGCCGATATCGATATCGACGAACTGATCCGTGCTCCCCGAGCATTCCCCTTGTTGTGTGGATACCGCGGGGGTGAGCCGGTGAATCTGTCGGCGCTACACGATCTGATAGCCCGTATCGCGACCCTCTCCGAGCACAACCCGGAGGTGCGCAGCCTCACCTTGGAGCCGGTGATCGCCACACCGCGCGGCGTGATCGTGACGCGGGCCAGCGTGAATGTAGGACCGCCGGTGAACCTGGGGCCACGCCGCCTGGCGCCGGCGATCTGA
- the sigB gene encoding RNA polymerase sigma factor SigB produces MSVTTTNPNKDNTETDLDQSHETLASTDLVRVYLTSIGKVKLLTAEQEVDLARRIEAGLYAEQLLADRRRRFGEKKRRALQEVARDGQAAKAHLLEANLRLVVSVAKRYTGHGLSFLDLIQEGNLGLVRAVEKFDYAKGFKFSTYATWWIRQAISRAMADSGRSIRLPVHLAEQVNRVIRTRRRMHQELGQDPTIEAIAEELDLTPEKVTQLLEHSRDVMSLDQTVGTDEDAALGDFIEDTDSPDAEDVVSFDMMRQDVRKVVAGLDDREKALVSRRFGLDGQKPYTLEQIGKEFGMSRERVRQIERQTMAKLRTPERSGGLREYLS; encoded by the coding sequence ATGTCTGTTACCACGACGAACCCCAATAAAGACAACACCGAGACGGACCTCGACCAGTCTCACGAAACGCTGGCGTCAACCGACCTGGTGCGCGTGTACCTGACCTCTATCGGCAAGGTGAAGTTACTCACCGCCGAACAGGAGGTCGACCTGGCCCGACGGATCGAAGCCGGGCTGTACGCCGAGCAACTGCTCGCCGATCGCCGTCGCCGCTTCGGTGAAAAGAAGCGAAGAGCATTACAAGAGGTCGCCCGCGACGGGCAGGCCGCCAAGGCCCACCTGCTCGAGGCCAACCTACGGCTCGTAGTTTCGGTCGCCAAGCGCTACACCGGACACGGATTGTCGTTCCTGGATCTCATTCAGGAAGGAAACCTCGGCCTGGTCCGCGCTGTTGAGAAGTTCGACTACGCCAAGGGGTTCAAGTTCTCCACGTACGCCACCTGGTGGATTCGCCAGGCAATCTCTCGTGCGATGGCCGATTCGGGACGCTCGATCCGTCTGCCCGTGCACTTGGCCGAGCAGGTCAACCGGGTCATCCGTACCCGCCGCCGGATGCATCAGGAACTTGGCCAGGATCCCACTATCGAGGCAATCGCCGAAGAGTTGGACCTCACGCCGGAGAAGGTCACCCAACTCCTGGAGCACAGCCGGGACGTGATGAGCCTGGATCAGACCGTGGGCACCGATGAGGATGCGGCACTCGGAGATTTCATCGAGGACACCGATTCCCCCGACGCCGAAGACGTGGTCAGCTTCGACATGATGCGCCAGGACGTGCGCAAGGTCGTTGCCGGGCTCGATGATCGCGAGAAGGCATTAGTCTCGCGGCGTTTCGGACTCGACGGGCAGAAGCCGTACACGTTGGAGCAGATCGGTAAGGAATTCGGAATGTCCCGCGAGCGTGTGCGCCAGATCGAACGCCAGACGATGGCCAAGTTGCGCACGCCAGAACGCTCCGGTGGGTTGCGCGAATACCTCTCCTAA
- a CDS encoding methyltransferase yields the protein MQRLAILEPLDPIAAEARRDIGSALGAALHSATTDPAAMRPLWSVFSRGEPVPAAQLRQVLGEDVVTHAVRTELLIAVDVGEDEPWLRGSVCIVAAEVGGELRWVASDFGWYDDDPDAVSGPGEASATLLAAIPEGNYRRVLEVGSGAGAVITHLASLHDADCVASDINPRALAFTELTAALNAQPGVQTLASDFADQIHERFDLVVCNPPFILGRPSGHTIFRDSADGTGHATLGTDFAALLRPGGLAVYLTNWEYSTGGDDPLERLATGFADIENCSVLLLERAVVPVRQYVELWSEDPVEQRDWINGFSERGIAHIGTGIVAVHRNDGAEQAVSMARYNTGRRQDVRVVIRDWVGTHI from the coding sequence ATGCAGCGTCTGGCGATCCTTGAACCCCTCGACCCCATCGCCGCCGAAGCTCGCCGCGACATCGGGTCCGCACTCGGGGCCGCACTACATTCCGCGACCACGGACCCTGCGGCGATGCGTCCGCTGTGGAGCGTTTTCTCCCGTGGTGAACCAGTGCCTGCCGCGCAGTTGCGGCAGGTCCTCGGCGAGGATGTGGTGACACACGCCGTGCGCACAGAACTCTTGATCGCTGTCGACGTCGGCGAGGACGAGCCGTGGTTGCGCGGATCGGTATGCATCGTCGCCGCGGAGGTCGGCGGCGAATTGCGGTGGGTCGCCAGCGACTTCGGCTGGTACGACGATGACCCTGACGCCGTCAGCGGTCCCGGCGAGGCCTCGGCGACCCTGCTGGCCGCAATTCCGGAGGGTAACTATCGCCGCGTTCTGGAAGTAGGCAGCGGCGCCGGCGCCGTGATCACCCACCTCGCCTCACTCCACGACGCAGACTGTGTCGCATCGGATATCAACCCACGAGCGCTCGCGTTCACCGAACTGACTGCCGCGCTCAATGCTCAACCTGGGGTGCAGACGCTCGCTAGTGACTTCGCCGACCAGATCCACGAGAGGTTCGACCTCGTCGTGTGCAATCCGCCCTTCATTCTGGGGCGACCCAGCGGGCACACCATCTTTCGCGACAGTGCCGACGGAACTGGTCACGCCACCCTAGGCACCGATTTCGCCGCGCTACTGCGTCCCGGTGGACTCGCGGTGTATCTGACGAACTGGGAGTACTCCACCGGTGGCGATGATCCGCTCGAACGCCTCGCGACAGGGTTCGCAGATATCGAGAACTGCTCGGTGTTGCTCCTTGAACGTGCCGTCGTACCGGTACGGCAATACGTGGAGTTGTGGTCCGAGGATCCAGTGGAGCAACGCGACTGGATCAACGGGTTCAGCGAACGCGGTATCGCACACATCGGCACCGGAATTGTCGCCGTACACCGCAATGACGGCGCCGAGCAGGCTGTATCGATGGCGCGCTATAACACCGGCCGACGTCAGGATGTGCGCGTAGTCATCCGGGACTGGGTCGGTACGCACATTTAA
- a CDS encoding DUF3099 domain-containing protein, which produces MSGDSVRKRTRPHLVTGAPISREVEFRSRQRRYILTMAARVVLLIVAAAVARYSMIAAIVIGLLSAVLPWIAVVMANDGPPKSSKYYRGVTPVGQRERALESSSGDNGEPTIVAESVIIDEQGARMRPEDERGKHEQQ; this is translated from the coding sequence ATGTCAGGAGACAGCGTGCGGAAACGTACTCGACCGCACCTCGTTACGGGGGCGCCGATCAGCCGTGAGGTGGAGTTTCGCTCACGGCAGCGACGCTATATCTTGACGATGGCAGCGCGCGTGGTGCTGCTGATTGTCGCTGCCGCGGTGGCCCGCTACAGCATGATCGCGGCTATCGTAATCGGCTTACTCAGCGCGGTATTGCCATGGATCGCCGTGGTCATGGCAAACGATGGCCCTCCGAAATCGTCGAAGTACTACCGAGGTGTGACGCCTGTCGGGCAGCGGGAGCGGGCGCTGGAATCATCTAGCGGCGATAATGGGGAACCGACGATCGTGGCCGAGTCGGTCATCATCGATGAGCAAGGCGCGCGGATGCGCCCCGAGGACGAGCGAGGCAAGCATGAGCAGCAGTGA
- a CDS encoding DUF3039 domain-containing protein, with product MSSSDLLERPELKDADTSKDDEVFHYVRKNQIAESAVMGNMVVALCGETFPVTKTPKPGSPVCKDCKEIYNSLPKGKK from the coding sequence ATGAGCAGCAGTGACCTTCTGGAGCGCCCGGAACTCAAGGACGCCGACACCTCGAAGGACGATGAGGTATTTCATTACGTCCGCAAGAACCAGATCGCCGAGAGTGCGGTTATGGGCAACATGGTGGTTGCTTTGTGCGGTGAGACGTTCCCGGTGACGAAGACGCCGAAGCCCGGCTCTCCGGTGTGTAAAGACTGCAAAGAGATCTACAACAGCCTTCCGAAAGGCAAGAAGTAG